Genomic DNA from Capra hircus breed San Clemente unplaced genomic scaffold, ASM170441v1, whole genome shotgun sequence:
TGAGAGCAGACTCTATAAGCTTCTTCAGGGTGGGATTGGCATTCCCCGCGTATGGTGGTATGGTCAGGAAAAGGACTATAATGTGCTAGTCATGGATCTTCTTGGCCCTAGCCTCGAAGACCTCTTCAATTTCTGTTCAAGACGGTTCACAGTGAAAACTGTACTCATGTTAGCTGACCAGATGATCAGTAGACTCGAATATTTGCATACAAAGGATTTTATACACAGAGATATTAAACCAGATAACTTCCTAATGGGTGCTGGGCCTCGCTGTAATGTGTGTGTAGAATGTCaagcaggaaagaggaaaaggtgCGTGACTGATAGTACTTCTCAGGACCCAGCTTCCTTAAGCTCAAACCAGGTATTCCTTGTTGATTTTGGTTTGGCCAAAAGGTACAGAGACAGCAGGACAAAGCAACACATAccatacaaagaaaataaaagtctcacTGGCACTGCTCGGTATACTAGCCTCAATTCACATCTTGGTATTGAACAGAGTCGCCGAGATGACATGGAATCGTTAGGATATGTTTTGATGTATTTTGCTAAAAGCAGCCTGCCGTGGCAAGGAATAAAGGCTGTAACAATGAAGCAAAAATACGAAAAGATTTGCGAAAAAAAGATGGCCACATCTGTTGAAGCTTTATGTAATGGATTTCCCACAGAATTTGCTACATACTTAAACTATTGTCGTGGTCTGTGCTTTGAGGAAGCCCCGGATTACAACTACCTGAGGCAGCTTTTCCGCACTCTTTTCAGGACCCTGAATTACCAATATGACTACGCATTTGATTGGATAATATTAAAGCAGAGAGCAGCACAGCAGGCAGCTTCTTCAAGTGGGCAGGGTCAGCAGGCccaaacccccacccccacaggcaAGAAAACTcacaaaaaaaaagagtaacatgAAAAGGTTTGTAAGCCTGAGTCAAGGAGCAGAAGAAGCAAAGTAAGGTGATCAGAGCAGCATGTTTCTCCCCAAATCTAGAAATTTTCGTTCACATGTACACTGGCCAGTGATTGTGGACAAACGTTCACTTGGGGTAAAGAACGTAATTTAAGTATAAACTGGCTCCAGGCAGCATTGGAGATGCAGTGTGCTGAGTTGTAGCCGCTTTAATTGTGAATATTGATGAGATTGTGAAACGTGTTGTCCAGTTTTCTGTTACATTCTTTCAGGTGGAAAAGTTAACTAAATGGTTCACACACACATTGGTGGAGAAATTGTGCATATGCCACTTTTTTGTTAACATCGTTTATTTTCAACTATGTTGCTTTGAGATCTCGTTTCAGAAACGGCATGAACAGTCTTCTGCCACAGTTGAGATGGTTGCAAATGCTCATAATTGTGCATTCTTCAGGTCTGTTCATCCCTGGGGTCCGCAAGTTGTTCACTTAAAACGTTTTTTAAATGGCTGGCTTCTTGTTTGCAAGGCAGCTGATATGGTAGCAAGCGAAGATTCCAGTGTTCCAGCATATGAAAGACTGCTTACCTGTGCTGAAATAACAGCGTTAAAGTGAAGACTTAAGAAAAACACATTGACTACTAGATTGTCCATAGGACTCTTGTTAACTCTGTAACGTTCTTGGTATTTAAAAAAGCATATATGTCACAGAAATTTAGTTAACATTTTACAACTGAACATGTATGTGTGTTGCTTAGATAAATTAATTATTATAAACATTTGTATGATatgggattttgtttttattttgaagtgtgttttttacaaattaaaaactgTAAACAAAAAAAGTAGAACATTGCTTGACACACTGTAGGCTATCACTAAGTACTTCTGTGAAtgaatatattttgcatatttttaaagtttattcttaAGTAGCTTCTTTCTTCATGATTATTAGAAATTGAATATCTTACAggctctgtttatttttatatatgaaactGATTGTTTTTTGCATAGTGATTTTATAAGCAACCTCTTTGTGACGTTTTTAGTTTCAAATAGTTTTTAATTGAGTCTCTCAGCTTTGTTGCATTTGCATTAATGATAATCTTGCCTTCTTTtcaatgtaaatataaaaaacaactCTTAAAACATTGTTTGGCACACTAGTTTATCAGTAAATACTTATGTGAATGAATAtattttgcatgtttttaaaGTGTATTCTTAAGTAGCTTATCTTTCCTCATGATTGTTAGAAATTGAACATCTTACatgctgtttatttttatatatgaaagtggTTGTTTTTTGCATAATGATTTTATAAGCAACCTCTTTATGAAGTTTCTAAAGTTTCAAATAGTTTTTAATTGATTCAGCTTTGTTTCATTTGCAGTAATGATAATCTTGCCTCATTTTCaatataaatatcataaaaaAACGACTCTTAGAACATTGCTTCGCACACTAGtttatcagtaaatatttgtgtgaatgaatatattttgcatatttttaaagtttattcttaAGTAGCTTACCTTTCCTGATTATTACAAATTGAATATTTATCTTACATgtactgtttattatttttatatatgaaagtgattGTTTTTTGCATAATGATTTTATAACCAGCCTCTTTATGGAGTTCCTAATGTTTCAAATAGTTTTTAATTGACTCTGTCAGGTTTGTTTCATTTGCAGTAATGATAATCTTGCCTCCTTTCCAATATAAATACTATGTTTAATTCTGTGAATGTGTATACCTGAAGCCAattcatgtatggcaaaaaccatcacaatagtgcagttatcttccaatttaaataaattaattaattaaataattgtgTGAAAAATAACagccttgtctt
This window encodes:
- the LOC102183940 gene encoding casein kinase I-like — protein: MASSSGSRSEFIAGGKYKLVRKIGSGSFGKVYLAINITNGEEVAVKLEPQKARQPQLLYESRLYKLLQGGIGIPRVWWYGQEKDYNVLVMDLLGPSLEDLFNFCSRRFTVKTVLMLADQMISRLEYLHTKDFIHRDIKPDNFLMGAGPRCNVFLVDFGLAKRYRDSRTKQHIPYKENKSLTGTARYTSLNSHLGIEQSRRDDMESLGYVLMYFAKSSLPWQGIKAVTMKQKYEKICEKKMATSVEALCNGFPTEFATYLNYCRGLCFEEAPDYNYLRQLFRTLFRTLNYQYDYAFDWIILKQRAAQQAASSSGQGQQAQTPTPTGKKTHKKKE